Proteins co-encoded in one Oncorhynchus keta strain PuntledgeMale-10-30-2019 chromosome 36, Oket_V2, whole genome shotgun sequence genomic window:
- the LOC118371803 gene encoding uncharacterized protein LOC118371803 isoform X1: MMKSTTSFLCTAFFSLCIYINNTLACPPSDILTFIMGQLLASEQEQSEAQVAVGSLLYSSMLEAGALPDVAVDHYLLANPDSLDSRAHLQDHLRQLQGHVGNRAPTYLKELISRLVAFSDEPKVAGLVGFVVSMVMETAYASSRGSVRSRGCQVEERRAELQDVMEEYLKRCRMHLKDEQKLREDTQRLEGQLSYLLTQLKNTMLREGPSSKALKHWASGAAFHTQMLLHLTRLEQRGDPLVVQAAMEQYQEDFREILPAYRCYKASTVTVIKCRGGLQTGEDPLTEGSVTGFTVVDKELGKSVSVPLPEDAPPGFVLITSDMCAQAYLERLFSPQGPIAELERYFLNSRESLRMKLMVQEPTDPNERLSIVETEPVDRR; encoded by the exons ATGATGAAGTCAACAACTTCCTTTCTGTGCACT GCTTTTTTCTCATTGTGcatttacatcaacaacacacTCGCCTGCCCACCCTCAGATATCCTGACGTTCATCATGGGGCAGTTGTTGGCCTCAGAACAGGAGCAGTCGGAGGCTCAGGTTGCTGTTGGCTCTCTGCTCTACTCCTCCATGTTGGAGGCCGGTGCTCTGCCTGATGTTGCCGTCGACCACTATCTGCTAGCTAATCCAGACAGCCTGGACTCCAGGGCCCACCTACAGGACCACCTCCGCCAGCTGCAGGGGCACGTAGGTAACCGGGCGCCCACCTACCTGAAGGAGCTGATCAGCCGCCTGGTCGCTTTCTCTGACGAGCCCAAGGTTGCAGGCCTGGTGGGCTTTGTGGTCTCCATGGTGATGGAGACGGCATATGCCTCGTCCAGGGGGTCAGTGAGGTCAAGGGGTTGCCAAGTCGAGGAACGGCGAGCGGAGCTCCAGGACGTTATGGAGGAATACCTCAAGCGCTGCCGGATGCACTTGAAGGATGAGCAGAAGCTGAGAGAAGACACCCAGCGTCTGGAGGGCCAGCTGAGCTACTTGCTGACCCAGCTGAAGAACACCATGCTCAGGGAAGGCCCCAGCTCCAAGGCCCTGAAGCACTGGGCCAGCGGCGCCGCCTTTCACACGCAGATGCTGCTGCACCTGACCAGGCTAGAGCAGAGAGGAGACCCGCTGGTCGTCCAGGCTGCAATGGAGCAGTACCAAGAGGACTTCAGAGAGATTCTACCTGCGTACAGATGCTACAAAGCCAGTACGGTGACTGTGATAAAGTGTAGGGGAGGGCTGCAGACCGGGGAGGATCCTCTGACTGAGGGGAGTGTGACTGGGTTCACTGTGGTGGATAAAGAGTTAGGGAAGAGTGTGAGTGTACCCCTACCTGAGGACGCTCCCCCTGGCTTTGTCCTGATCACTTCAGATATGTGTGCTCAAGCCTATTTAGAGCGATTGTTCTCTCCACAAGGCCCCATAGCAGAGCTGGAGAGGTACTTTCTCAACAGCAGAGAGAGTCTACGCATGAAGTTGATGGTACAAGAACCAACGGACCCCAACGAGAGGCTGAGCATAGTGGAAACAGAACCCGTAGACAGAAGATAG
- the thumpd2 gene encoding THUMP domain-containing protein 2 isoform X1 has protein sequence MNDSNCQRAALKFYCTAGNGMEPFLIQEVKTKLAAKDVDHIPGKVFFTTSFEIKQVRELKSAERLFLLLKRLSAPTAKTPSGIQSRLMGDGSDWTRAVLSWRCLQRDLMMRSDCTLSLALPGRKRKMEEESGVEGSTCNGPNGTQKLGLGGERRELGLSKDHISSTEDSGSVNCVAGDKDEENRREGIRDRKTSTVSFRVNCRCSGALSRLFSPQDLSRIIGTVASRQLGWRVDLRKPDLEVNVYMSDDHCVLGIPLLRLPLANRSYMKTTGLRSTIAWAMASLSDIKPGSCVIDPMCGVGTILLEAAHEYQDAFFLGLDIDESQLVKADQNVEFSKFGDRVQLLQASSKEIPLPSCSVDVVVCDVPFGKKFGTKTDMAASLPVIVREMERVLRVGGTLVLLLSPQLSCLLKKSMTPRPVTSHTQGEGTGVGLGGDVDPSHTPSLFPSLQPLSYHRVSLGAIDALIHKYVKILTATTTLSGPHCIHTLNPCIVEPE, from the exons ATGAACGACTCAAATTGTCAGCGTGCTGCTCTAAAGTTCTATTGCACCGCAGGGAACGGCATGGAGCCTTTCCTGATTCAGGAGGTGAAGACCAAACTTGCAGCCAAAGAT GTGGATCACATCCCTGGAAAAGTGTTCTTCACCACCTCTTTTGAAATAAAGCAAGTGAGGGAGCTGAAATCTGCAGAGAGGCTGTTTCTACTTCTAAAGCGACTCTCGGCCCCAACAG CTAAAACACCCTCTGGTATCCAGTCAAGGCTCATGGGTGATGGAAGTGACTGGACCAGAGCTGTGTTGTCATGGAGATGCCTGCAGAGAGACCTGATGATGAGAAGCGACTGTACCTTGAGCTTGGCCCTaccagggaggaagaggaagatggaggaagagagtggtGTTGAGGGGTCAACTTGTAACGGACCAAATGGAACACAGAAGCTGGGACTAGGGGGGGAGAGACGAGAATTAGGACTAAGCAAGGATCACATTTCATCAACAGAAGACTCTGGAAGTGTAAACTGTGTTGCAGGGGACAAAGATGAAGAGAACCGTAGAGAAGGCATCCGTGACAGAAAGACATCCACAGTGTCTTTCAGAGTGAACTGTCGGTGCAGTGGGGCCCTGTCCAGACTTTTCTCTCCCCAG GATCTGAGTAGGATCATTGGAACAGTGGCGAGCAGACAGCTGGGCTGGAGAGTGGACCTGAGGAAACCAGATCTGGAG GTGAATGTGTATATGAGTGATGACCACTGTGTCCTCGGGATACCTCTCCTCAG GCTTCCTTTAGCCAACCGGAGTTATATGAAGACTACTGGGCTGAGATCCACTATAGCCTGGGCCATggcctctctgtcagacatcaaG cCTGGCTCTTGTGTGATAGACCCGATGTGTGGAGTGGGAACTATTCTACTGGAAGCTGCACATGAATATCAG GATGCCTTTTTCCTGGGTCTGGACATTGATGAGTCTCAGTTAGTGAAAGCTGATCAGAATGTGGAGTTTTCAAAGTTTGGGGATAGGGTGCAGCTGCTGCAGGCATCATCCAAGG AGATTCCACTGCCTTCCTGTAGTGTGGATGTCGTTGTCTGTGACGTCCCTTTTGGGAAGAAGTTTGGCACCAAGACTGACATGGCTGCCTCTCTTCCAGTGATtgtgagagagatggaaag AGTTCTCCGTGTGGGTGGGACCCTGGTTTTGCTGCTTAGTCCCCAGCTCTCCtgcctgctgaagaaaagcatgACCCCCAGACCAGTAACCTCACACACCCAGGGAGAGGGGACTGGGGTGGGATTAGGAGGGGATGTGGACCCCTCCCATACCCCAAGCCTTTTCCCCTCACTACAGCCCCTAAGCTACCACAGAGTGAGCCTGGGAGCTATAGATGCTCTTATTCACAAGTATGTCAAGATACTGACTGCTACTACCACACTCAGTGGAcctcactgtatacacacactcaACCCCTGCATAGTGGAGCCCGAGTGA
- the LOC118371803 gene encoding uncharacterized protein LOC118371803 isoform X2 — protein sequence MGQLLASEQEQSEAQVAVGSLLYSSMLEAGALPDVAVDHYLLANPDSLDSRAHLQDHLRQLQGHVGNRAPTYLKELISRLVAFSDEPKVAGLVGFVVSMVMETAYASSRGSVRSRGCQVEERRAELQDVMEEYLKRCRMHLKDEQKLREDTQRLEGQLSYLLTQLKNTMLREGPSSKALKHWASGAAFHTQMLLHLTRLEQRGDPLVVQAAMEQYQEDFREILPAYRCYKASTVTVIKCRGGLQTGEDPLTEGSVTGFTVVDKELGKSVSVPLPEDAPPGFVLITSDMCAQAYLERLFSPQGPIAELERYFLNSRESLRMKLMVQEPTDPNERLSIVETEPVDRR from the coding sequence ATGGGGCAGTTGTTGGCCTCAGAACAGGAGCAGTCGGAGGCTCAGGTTGCTGTTGGCTCTCTGCTCTACTCCTCCATGTTGGAGGCCGGTGCTCTGCCTGATGTTGCCGTCGACCACTATCTGCTAGCTAATCCAGACAGCCTGGACTCCAGGGCCCACCTACAGGACCACCTCCGCCAGCTGCAGGGGCACGTAGGTAACCGGGCGCCCACCTACCTGAAGGAGCTGATCAGCCGCCTGGTCGCTTTCTCTGACGAGCCCAAGGTTGCAGGCCTGGTGGGCTTTGTGGTCTCCATGGTGATGGAGACGGCATATGCCTCGTCCAGGGGGTCAGTGAGGTCAAGGGGTTGCCAAGTCGAGGAACGGCGAGCGGAGCTCCAGGACGTTATGGAGGAATACCTCAAGCGCTGCCGGATGCACTTGAAGGATGAGCAGAAGCTGAGAGAAGACACCCAGCGTCTGGAGGGCCAGCTGAGCTACTTGCTGACCCAGCTGAAGAACACCATGCTCAGGGAAGGCCCCAGCTCCAAGGCCCTGAAGCACTGGGCCAGCGGCGCCGCCTTTCACACGCAGATGCTGCTGCACCTGACCAGGCTAGAGCAGAGAGGAGACCCGCTGGTCGTCCAGGCTGCAATGGAGCAGTACCAAGAGGACTTCAGAGAGATTCTACCTGCGTACAGATGCTACAAAGCCAGTACGGTGACTGTGATAAAGTGTAGGGGAGGGCTGCAGACCGGGGAGGATCCTCTGACTGAGGGGAGTGTGACTGGGTTCACTGTGGTGGATAAAGAGTTAGGGAAGAGTGTGAGTGTACCCCTACCTGAGGACGCTCCCCCTGGCTTTGTCCTGATCACTTCAGATATGTGTGCTCAAGCCTATTTAGAGCGATTGTTCTCTCCACAAGGCCCCATAGCAGAGCTGGAGAGGTACTTTCTCAACAGCAGAGAGAGTCTACGCATGAAGTTGATGGTACAAGAACCAACGGACCCCAACGAGAGGCTGAGCATAGTGGAAACAGAACCCGTAGACAGAAGATAG
- the thumpd2 gene encoding THUMP domain-containing protein 2 isoform X3 — protein sequence MGDGSDWTRAVLSWRCLQRDLMMRSDCTLSLALPGRKRKMEEESGVEGSTCNGPNGTQKLGLGGERRELGLSKDHISSTEDSGSVNCVAGDKDEENRREGIRDRKTSTVSFRVNCRCSGALSRLFSPQDLSRIIGTVASRQLGWRVDLRKPDLEVNVYMSDDHCVLGIPLLRLPLANRSYMKTTGLRSTIAWAMASLSDIKPGSCVIDPMCGVGTILLEAAHEYQDAFFLGLDIDESQLVKADQNVEFSKFGDRVQLLQASSKEIPLPSCSVDVVVCDVPFGKKFGTKTDMAASLPVIVREMERVLRVGGTLVLLLSPQLSCLLKKSMTPRPVTSHTQGEGTGVGLGGDVDPSHTPSLFPSLQPLSYHRVSLGAIDALIHKYVKILTATTTLSGPHCIHTLNPCIVEPE from the exons ATGGGTGATGGAAGTGACTGGACCAGAGCTGTGTTGTCATGGAGATGCCTGCAGAGAGACCTGATGATGAGAAGCGACTGTACCTTGAGCTTGGCCCTaccagggaggaagaggaagatggaggaagagagtggtGTTGAGGGGTCAACTTGTAACGGACCAAATGGAACACAGAAGCTGGGACTAGGGGGGGAGAGACGAGAATTAGGACTAAGCAAGGATCACATTTCATCAACAGAAGACTCTGGAAGTGTAAACTGTGTTGCAGGGGACAAAGATGAAGAGAACCGTAGAGAAGGCATCCGTGACAGAAAGACATCCACAGTGTCTTTCAGAGTGAACTGTCGGTGCAGTGGGGCCCTGTCCAGACTTTTCTCTCCCCAG GATCTGAGTAGGATCATTGGAACAGTGGCGAGCAGACAGCTGGGCTGGAGAGTGGACCTGAGGAAACCAGATCTGGAG GTGAATGTGTATATGAGTGATGACCACTGTGTCCTCGGGATACCTCTCCTCAG GCTTCCTTTAGCCAACCGGAGTTATATGAAGACTACTGGGCTGAGATCCACTATAGCCTGGGCCATggcctctctgtcagacatcaaG cCTGGCTCTTGTGTGATAGACCCGATGTGTGGAGTGGGAACTATTCTACTGGAAGCTGCACATGAATATCAG GATGCCTTTTTCCTGGGTCTGGACATTGATGAGTCTCAGTTAGTGAAAGCTGATCAGAATGTGGAGTTTTCAAAGTTTGGGGATAGGGTGCAGCTGCTGCAGGCATCATCCAAGG AGATTCCACTGCCTTCCTGTAGTGTGGATGTCGTTGTCTGTGACGTCCCTTTTGGGAAGAAGTTTGGCACCAAGACTGACATGGCTGCCTCTCTTCCAGTGATtgtgagagagatggaaag AGTTCTCCGTGTGGGTGGGACCCTGGTTTTGCTGCTTAGTCCCCAGCTCTCCtgcctgctgaagaaaagcatgACCCCCAGACCAGTAACCTCACACACCCAGGGAGAGGGGACTGGGGTGGGATTAGGAGGGGATGTGGACCCCTCCCATACCCCAAGCCTTTTCCCCTCACTACAGCCCCTAAGCTACCACAGAGTGAGCCTGGGAGCTATAGATGCTCTTATTCACAAGTATGTCAAGATACTGACTGCTACTACCACACTCAGTGGAcctcactgtatacacacactcaACCCCTGCATAGTGGAGCCCGAGTGA
- the thumpd2 gene encoding THUMP domain-containing protein 2 isoform X2, whose product MAAHVGNGMEPFLIQEVKTKLAAKDVDHIPGKVFFTTSFEIKQVRELKSAERLFLLLKRLSAPTAKTPSGIQSRLMGDGSDWTRAVLSWRCLQRDLMMRSDCTLSLALPGRKRKMEEESGVEGSTCNGPNGTQKLGLGGERRELGLSKDHISSTEDSGSVNCVAGDKDEENRREGIRDRKTSTVSFRVNCRCSGALSRLFSPQDLSRIIGTVASRQLGWRVDLRKPDLEVNVYMSDDHCVLGIPLLRLPLANRSYMKTTGLRSTIAWAMASLSDIKPGSCVIDPMCGVGTILLEAAHEYQDAFFLGLDIDESQLVKADQNVEFSKFGDRVQLLQASSKEIPLPSCSVDVVVCDVPFGKKFGTKTDMAASLPVIVREMERVLRVGGTLVLLLSPQLSCLLKKSMTPRPVTSHTQGEGTGVGLGGDVDPSHTPSLFPSLQPLSYHRVSLGAIDALIHKYVKILTATTTLSGPHCIHTLNPCIVEPE is encoded by the exons ATGGCAGCCCACGTAG GGAACGGCATGGAGCCTTTCCTGATTCAGGAGGTGAAGACCAAACTTGCAGCCAAAGAT GTGGATCACATCCCTGGAAAAGTGTTCTTCACCACCTCTTTTGAAATAAAGCAAGTGAGGGAGCTGAAATCTGCAGAGAGGCTGTTTCTACTTCTAAAGCGACTCTCGGCCCCAACAG CTAAAACACCCTCTGGTATCCAGTCAAGGCTCATGGGTGATGGAAGTGACTGGACCAGAGCTGTGTTGTCATGGAGATGCCTGCAGAGAGACCTGATGATGAGAAGCGACTGTACCTTGAGCTTGGCCCTaccagggaggaagaggaagatggaggaagagagtggtGTTGAGGGGTCAACTTGTAACGGACCAAATGGAACACAGAAGCTGGGACTAGGGGGGGAGAGACGAGAATTAGGACTAAGCAAGGATCACATTTCATCAACAGAAGACTCTGGAAGTGTAAACTGTGTTGCAGGGGACAAAGATGAAGAGAACCGTAGAGAAGGCATCCGTGACAGAAAGACATCCACAGTGTCTTTCAGAGTGAACTGTCGGTGCAGTGGGGCCCTGTCCAGACTTTTCTCTCCCCAG GATCTGAGTAGGATCATTGGAACAGTGGCGAGCAGACAGCTGGGCTGGAGAGTGGACCTGAGGAAACCAGATCTGGAG GTGAATGTGTATATGAGTGATGACCACTGTGTCCTCGGGATACCTCTCCTCAG GCTTCCTTTAGCCAACCGGAGTTATATGAAGACTACTGGGCTGAGATCCACTATAGCCTGGGCCATggcctctctgtcagacatcaaG cCTGGCTCTTGTGTGATAGACCCGATGTGTGGAGTGGGAACTATTCTACTGGAAGCTGCACATGAATATCAG GATGCCTTTTTCCTGGGTCTGGACATTGATGAGTCTCAGTTAGTGAAAGCTGATCAGAATGTGGAGTTTTCAAAGTTTGGGGATAGGGTGCAGCTGCTGCAGGCATCATCCAAGG AGATTCCACTGCCTTCCTGTAGTGTGGATGTCGTTGTCTGTGACGTCCCTTTTGGGAAGAAGTTTGGCACCAAGACTGACATGGCTGCCTCTCTTCCAGTGATtgtgagagagatggaaag AGTTCTCCGTGTGGGTGGGACCCTGGTTTTGCTGCTTAGTCCCCAGCTCTCCtgcctgctgaagaaaagcatgACCCCCAGACCAGTAACCTCACACACCCAGGGAGAGGGGACTGGGGTGGGATTAGGAGGGGATGTGGACCCCTCCCATACCCCAAGCCTTTTCCCCTCACTACAGCCCCTAAGCTACCACAGAGTGAGCCTGGGAGCTATAGATGCTCTTATTCACAAGTATGTCAAGATACTGACTGCTACTACCACACTCAGTGGAcctcactgtatacacacactcaACCCCTGCATAGTGGAGCCCGAGTGA
- the LOC118371806 gene encoding transmembrane protein 178A-like: MMKPCTPVLIRRSEADGVTDASLTNSSNVDDRRMEKQTLVTAISLSMSLASLVLLITAIMTDHWYETDTTRHRQNCDQFGPDANEHKNRLMPIYHLPLMDSSNPRRNQALLRAIHVGSREELLENWRSILGMGILETECGRPIFSTYSGLWRKCYYLGKDKDIDNLISKGIAQRCTIIKYHFSQPIRLRNIPLNLTRTIQQDEWHLLHLRRITAGFLGMAAAVLLCGCIVASVSFAWEKSLTQHVSGLLFLMAGIFSTISLCTYAANVSYDLARVPPFIYGLPADVEHGYSWSSFCAWLSLGLTVTSGCMCTTFPILSCSSSKAQQGKGAPNAGV, encoded by the exons ATGATGAAGCCCTGCACACCCGTGTTGATTAGGAGGAGTGAAGCGGACGGAGTGACAGATGCTTCCTTGACCAACTCTTCAAATGTTGATGACCGAAGGATGGAGAAACAGACCTTGGTGACAGCTATCAGTTTGTCCATGAGCCTGGCGTCACTGGTGCTTCTCATCACCGCTATCATGACTGACCACTGGTACGAGACGGACACCACACGGCACAGGCAGAACTGCGACCAGTTCGGTCCGGACGCCAACGAACACAAGAACCGGTTGATGCCCATCTATCACCTGCCCCTGATGGACAGCAGCAATCCTCGGAGGAACCAGGCGCTGCTCCGGGCGATCCACGTCgggagtagagaggagctccTGGAAAATTGGAGGTCCATTTTGGGAATGGGAATTTTAGAAACGGAATGCGGGCGCCCCATTTTCTCCACTTACTCTGGACTTTGGAGGAAATGTTATTATCTAGGAAAGGACAAGGACATCGACAACCTCATATCCAAGG GTATAGCCCAGCGATGCACCATCATCAAGTACCATTTCTCCCAGCCCATACGGCTCCGCAACATCCCTCTCAACCTGACCCGCACCATCCAGCAGGACGAGTGGCACCTCTTAC ACCTGAGGCGGATCACAGCAGGGTTTCTAGGCATGGCGGCAGCCGTTCTGTTGTGTGGCTGCATCGTGGCGTCTGTCAGCTTCGCCTGGGAGAAGTCTCTCACTCAGCACGTCTCTGGGCTGCTCTTTCTCATGGCAG GGATCTTCAGCACCATCTCCCTGTGTACCTACGCGGCCAACGTGTCCTACGACCTGGCCAGGGTCCCTCCCTTCATCTACGGGCTGCCTGCTGACGTGGAGCATGGCTACAGCTGGTCCAGCTTCTGTGCCTGGCTCAGTCTGGGGCTGACGGTGACGTCTGGATGCATGTGCACCACCTTCCCCATCCTCAGCTGTAGCAGCAGCAAAGCCCAGCAGGGCAAGGGTGCCCCCAACGCCGGTGTCTGA